A single region of the Leptothrix cholodnii SP-6 genome encodes:
- a CDS encoding ATP-dependent nuclease, with translation MLKNFKRFRTLELEFDGELNILVGGNEAGKSSVLQAMEIVLSASRSKVESIGIEALFNADCIAEFLAGGRKVADLPELLIEVYFDDLPGRHDLDGRNNSKGVDHLGIKMVCRPADEYTREVQAILAEKHDNFPFEYYGIHFQTFSDEAVFPHKKPLRHLLIDSSQINNEYATREYTRAMYAAHATVAQRNQHGFEYRKAKANFRDKAFKAMNEALKDYKFDVRTSPKASVETDIILTEDDIPVDSKGKGRQCFIKTEFALRNQEHALDVLLLEEPENHLSHVHMRKLIERIRASVKKQLFVATHSSFIATRLNLKKVLILSEENPSRPASLKNLSQGTAEFFMKAPDNNVLELALCKKAILVEGDAEFILMEALYKLSAPGHSQDADGVHVISVDGTSFKRYLELAKLLGIKVAAIRDNDGDYAANCVANYADHVSASIQVFADVDSARHTFEVCMYRDNQAVCDELFAPGRKKLSVEDYMLKNKTEAAFQLLEKKGALLVVPGYIQQAVAWISA, from the coding sequence GTGCTTAAGAATTTCAAGCGCTTCAGGACGCTGGAGCTGGAATTCGACGGTGAGCTGAACATCCTGGTGGGCGGCAACGAGGCTGGCAAAAGTTCGGTGCTGCAGGCGATGGAAATCGTGCTCAGCGCCAGCCGCAGCAAGGTCGAGAGCATCGGAATCGAAGCCCTGTTCAACGCCGACTGCATTGCGGAGTTCTTGGCCGGTGGCCGCAAGGTCGCAGACCTGCCCGAGCTATTGATTGAAGTCTATTTCGATGACCTGCCGGGGCGCCATGACCTAGATGGCCGTAACAATAGCAAAGGCGTCGACCACCTAGGCATCAAGATGGTGTGCCGGCCGGCCGACGAGTACACGCGGGAGGTCCAGGCGATCCTGGCCGAGAAGCACGACAACTTCCCGTTCGAGTACTACGGCATTCACTTCCAGACGTTTTCCGACGAGGCGGTCTTTCCTCACAAGAAGCCGCTGCGGCACCTGCTGATCGACAGCTCGCAGATCAACAATGAGTACGCCACGCGCGAATACACGCGCGCCATGTACGCCGCGCATGCGACCGTCGCGCAGCGCAACCAGCACGGCTTCGAGTACCGCAAGGCCAAGGCAAACTTTAGGGATAAAGCCTTCAAGGCGATGAACGAAGCGCTGAAGGACTACAAGTTTGATGTCCGTACGAGCCCCAAGGCCAGTGTCGAGACCGACATCATCCTCACCGAGGACGACATCCCGGTCGACAGCAAAGGCAAGGGCCGCCAGTGCTTCATCAAGACCGAGTTCGCGCTGCGCAATCAGGAGCATGCACTGGACGTTCTGCTGCTGGAGGAACCAGAGAACCACCTCAGCCACGTCCACATGCGCAAGCTTATCGAGCGCATCCGGGCCTCGGTGAAAAAGCAGCTCTTCGTCGCTACCCACAGCAGCTTCATCGCCACGCGCCTGAACCTGAAGAAGGTGCTGATTCTGAGCGAGGAGAACCCGTCGCGGCCGGCGAGCCTCAAGAATCTAAGCCAAGGCACGGCCGAGTTCTTCATGAAGGCGCCGGACAACAACGTGCTGGAACTGGCGCTGTGCAAGAAGGCGATCCTGGTGGAGGGCGATGCCGAGTTCATCTTGATGGAAGCGCTCTACAAGCTCAGTGCGCCTGGGCACAGCCAAGACGCCGATGGCGTCCATGTAATCTCGGTCGACGGCACCAGCTTCAAGCGCTACCTGGAGCTGGCGAAGCTGCTGGGCATCAAGGTGGCGGCCATCCGTGACAACGACGGCGACTACGCCGCCAACTGCGTGGCGAACTACGCCGACCATGTCTCGGCCTCCATCCAGGTCTTCGCCGACGTGGACAGCGCGCGGCACACCTTCGAGGTCTGCATGTACCGTGACAACCAGGCGGTGTGCGACGAGTTGTTCGCACCGGGGCGCAAGAAGTTGAGCGTCGAGGACTACATGCTGAAAAACAAAACCGAAGCTGCATTCCAGCTGCTGGAGAAGAAGGGAGCTCTGCTGGTCGTTCCGGGCTACATCCAGCAGGCGGTGGCATGGATAAGCGCGTAG
- a CDS encoding IS3 family transposase (programmed frameshift) translates to MSKRERRTFNAEFKLQVVQMIREQGLSVGDVCRDMKLGETAVRRWLAQADEEAAGRPGIGKPLTAEQQRIRQLEAENKQLRGDVDILKKAFGLLCPRASMSYQFVEQLHKKAVTIERLCRVLGVSRSGYYGARQRAKLAPKACLVSTQLKAEFAASGRVYGSRRLCAVLRARGLGIGRHRVRRLMRENRLRALWRRKFMHTTDSGHALPVSDNLLARRFNPSRPNQAWVSDITYIRTRSGWLYLAVVLDLYARKVVGWAMAPTMHAELVCAALQLAIAQRQPAPGLIVHSDRGSQYASALHQALLARHGLVGSMSRKGNCWDNAVMERFFLSLKTERVWQRDYANHAEAMTDIADYIVGFYNSVRLHSKLGNLPPNAFEQQSAIKQPIAVSEKT, encoded by the exons ATGAGCAAGAGAGAACGAAGGACATTCAACGCGGAATTCAAGCTGCAAGTGGTGCAGATGATTCGCGAGCAGGGCTTGAGCGTGGGCGACGTCTGCCGCGACATGAAGCTCGGCGAGACGGCCGTGCGGCGATGGCTGGCGCAAGCCGATGAAGAGGCTGCAGGCCGCCCCGGCATTGGCAAACCGCTCACCGCCGAGCAGCAACGCATCCGCCAGCTTGAGGCCGAGAACAAGCAACTGCGCGGCGACGTCGACATCTTAAAAAAAGCAT TCGGCCTTCTTTGCCCGCGAGCTTCGATGAGCTACCAGTTCGTCGAGCAACTGCACAAGAAGGCCGTCACCATCGAGCGTCTATGCCGCGTGCTGGGCGTCAGCCGTTCGGGCTACTACGGTGCCCGTCAGCGCGCCAAGCTCGCGCCTAAGGCCTGCTTGGTCAGCACGCAATTGAAGGCCGAGTTCGCCGCCAGCGGCCGCGTCTATGGCAGCCGTCGCCTGTGCGCAGTGCTGCGCGCTCGGGGGCTGGGCATCGGGCGCCACCGGGTGCGACGTTTGATGCGCGAGAACAGGTTGCGGGCCCTGTGGCGACGCAAGTTCATGCACACCACCGACAGCGGTCATGCGCTGCCCGTCTCTGACAACCTGCTGGCACGGCGCTTCAATCCGAGCCGCCCCAACCAGGCCTGGGTGAGCGACATCACCTACATCCGCACGCGCAGCGGCTGGCTGTACCTGGCCGTGGTGCTGGACCTGTACGCCCGCAAGGTCGTGGGCTGGGCGATGGCGCCGACGATGCATGCCGAGTTGGTGTGCGCAGCGCTGCAACTGGCCATTGCGCAGCGCCAACCCGCGCCAGGGCTGATTGTTCATTCCGACCGAGGCAGCCAGTACGCCAGCGCGTTGCATCAGGCGCTGCTGGCGCGCCACGGCCTGGTCGGCAGCATGAGCCGCAAGGGCAACTGCTGGGACAACGCGGTGATGGAACGCTTCTTCCTGAGCCTCAAGACCGAGCGGGTCTGGCAGCGCGACTACGCCAACCATGCCGAGGCCATGACCGACATCGCCGACTACATCGTGGGCTTCTACAACAGCGTGCGGCTGCACTCCAAACTGGGCAACCTGCCACCCAATGCCTTCGAGCAGCAATCGGCAATCAAACAACCTATCGCGGTGTCCGAAAAAACTTGA
- a CDS encoding VOC family protein produces MTTTVTPYLSFPGTTREAYAFYAKTLGATIETMMSYADMPASPANADTGCADGGAPPTGDGIMHACLALPGGAMIFAGDVPPGMPFDGIKGVMLALQYDTVDQARSAFDALSQGGQVTMPLAPSFWAEVFGMLTDRFGVAWAVNGAPIQFQK; encoded by the coding sequence ATGACCACGACCGTTACCCCTTACCTGAGTTTTCCCGGGACGACGCGAGAGGCGTATGCGTTCTACGCCAAGACCCTTGGCGCGACCATCGAAACGATGATGTCGTACGCCGACATGCCAGCGTCGCCCGCCAACGCCGACACGGGCTGCGCCGACGGCGGCGCGCCGCCCACGGGCGACGGCATCATGCACGCCTGCCTGGCGCTGCCCGGGGGCGCCATGATTTTCGCGGGCGACGTCCCGCCCGGCATGCCCTTCGACGGCATCAAGGGCGTGATGCTTGCGCTGCAGTACGACACGGTCGATCAGGCGCGCAGCGCGTTCGACGCGCTTTCGCAGGGTGGCCAGGTCACGATGCCCCTTGCGCCGTCGTTCTGGGCCGAGGTCTTCGGCATGCTGACCGACCGATTCGGCGTCGCCTGGGCAGTCAACGGCGCGCCGATCCAGTTTCAGAAGTAG
- a CDS encoding AAA family ATPase — MDKRVVFAVAGSGKTTSLIAALDEVRRFLLVTYTDANHDNLRAKVIERFGYVPPNIAIYTYFSFLHSFCYRPFLRSKKGTRGITFSTPERFPNYPLTNDRRYMTAGRWLYANRLAKFIEQCGLHGAVVARMEKYFDVFLVDEVQDFGGHDFNFLMAISEARLDMTFVGDFHQHTFDTSRDGNVNASLHADYGAYKKKFERARLNVDTDSLKRSRRCSKSVCDFITQMIGIEIESHDERASVVRFEDDPTAVAALFEDPATVKLFYKEHYKYGCFSQNWGASKGMDSYGDVCVALNPGNVKAWQASSFRTINPETRNKLYVACSRARGKLTFVPESLLKACRRS, encoded by the coding sequence ATGGATAAGCGCGTAGTTTTCGCGGTTGCCGGCTCGGGCAAGACCACCAGCCTGATTGCCGCGCTGGACGAGGTGCGGCGCTTCCTGCTGGTCACCTACACCGACGCCAATCACGACAACCTGCGGGCCAAGGTCATCGAGCGCTTCGGCTACGTGCCGCCCAACATCGCGATCTACACTTACTTCAGCTTCCTGCATAGCTTTTGCTACCGGCCGTTCCTGCGATCCAAGAAGGGCACGCGGGGCATCACCTTCAGCACGCCAGAGCGGTTTCCGAACTACCCCCTGACCAATGACCGGCGCTACATGACGGCTGGCCGCTGGCTGTATGCCAACCGGCTCGCCAAGTTCATCGAGCAATGCGGCCTGCACGGCGCCGTGGTGGCGCGGATGGAGAAGTACTTCGATGTGTTCCTCGTGGACGAGGTCCAGGACTTCGGAGGGCACGACTTCAACTTCCTGATGGCCATCAGCGAGGCTCGCTTGGACATGACCTTTGTCGGCGACTTCCACCAGCACACGTTCGACACGAGTCGTGACGGCAACGTCAACGCAAGCCTTCACGCCGACTACGGCGCCTACAAGAAGAAGTTCGAGCGGGCTCGGCTGAACGTCGACACCGACAGCCTCAAGCGGAGCCGCCGGTGCAGCAAGAGCGTCTGTGACTTCATCACGCAGATGATCGGCATCGAGATCGAGTCGCATGACGAGCGGGCCAGCGTGGTGCGATTCGAAGACGATCCAACCGCAGTGGCCGCTCTCTTCGAAGATCCGGCGACAGTCAAGCTGTTCTACAAGGAGCACTACAAGTACGGCTGCTTCTCGCAGAACTGGGGCGCTTCGAAGGGCATGGACAGCTACGGAGATGTGTGTGTAGCCCTGAATCCAGGGAACGTGAAGGCGTGGCAAGCCAGCAGCTTCCGCACAATCAACCCGGAGACACGCAACAAGCTGTACGTTGCCTGTTCCCGGGCGAGGGGCAAGCTCACCTTCGTCCCCGAGTCACTGCTGAAGGCCTGCAGGCGCTCCTGA
- a CDS encoding glutamine--tRNA ligase/YqeY domain fusion protein — MSDHKSNTHAAAGGAPALKPSNFLRSIIERDLEAGTYAGRRFAGTPGDAAHHAAGEPDPARIRTRFPPEPNGYLHIGHAKSICLNFGLARDFGGVCHMRFDDTNPEKEEQEYVDSILDAVRWLGFGWETLDPAQPGATRSHLFYASNYFDFMYRAAEHLIGAGLAYVDEQTPEQMRANRGDFNTPGTDSPFRSRTVAENLARFHQMRAGELPDGAAVLRARIDMASPNINLRDPALYRIKRATHHATGDTWCIYPMYTFAHPIEDALEQITHSICTLEFEDQRPFYDWLLERLTEPHTRADGSVAAGLLAKPLPRQYEFARLNITYIITSKRKLKQLVDENHVSGWDDPRMPTIVGLRRRGYTPESLQLLAERTGASKANSWIDYSWLDIALRDDLEGKARRAMAVIDPIPLKLSNWAEVFGSDAHTEPCHAPAHPQRPELGQRDFSLGREVWVERDDFAEQPPKGFFRLFPGNKVRLKYGYVIECTGCEKDADGRVTAVLARVVPDTKSGTPGADAVKVKGVITWVGVHDGVAAELRLYDRLFTEAQPDAGGKDFLQALNPASKTIVSGFVEPSLAAIGADERVQFERHGYFVTDRLDHGAGKPVFNRITGLKDGWAK; from the coding sequence ATGAGCGACCACAAATCCAATACGCACGCGGCCGCAGGCGGCGCGCCCGCCCTCAAGCCGAGCAACTTCCTGCGCTCGATCATCGAGCGCGACCTCGAGGCCGGCACCTACGCCGGCCGCCGTTTTGCCGGCACGCCCGGTGACGCGGCCCATCACGCCGCCGGCGAGCCCGACCCGGCGCGCATCCGCACCCGTTTCCCGCCCGAGCCCAACGGCTACCTGCACATCGGCCACGCCAAGAGCATCTGCCTGAACTTCGGCCTGGCGCGCGATTTCGGTGGCGTCTGCCACATGCGCTTCGACGACACCAACCCCGAGAAGGAAGAGCAGGAATACGTCGACAGCATCCTCGACGCCGTGCGCTGGCTCGGCTTCGGCTGGGAGACGCTCGACCCGGCGCAGCCCGGTGCCACGCGCAGCCACCTGTTCTACGCCAGCAACTACTTCGACTTCATGTACCGCGCCGCCGAGCACCTGATCGGCGCCGGCCTGGCCTACGTCGACGAGCAGACGCCCGAGCAGATGCGCGCCAACCGCGGCGACTTCAACACGCCCGGCACCGACAGCCCGTTCCGCAGCCGCACGGTGGCCGAGAACCTGGCGCGGTTCCACCAGATGCGTGCCGGCGAGCTGCCCGACGGCGCGGCGGTGCTGCGCGCCAGGATCGACATGGCGTCGCCCAACATCAACCTGCGCGACCCGGCGCTCTACCGCATCAAGCGCGCCACCCACCACGCCACCGGCGACACCTGGTGCATCTACCCGATGTACACCTTCGCGCACCCGATCGAGGACGCGCTGGAGCAGATCACCCACAGCATCTGCACGCTCGAGTTCGAGGACCAGCGGCCCTTCTACGACTGGCTGCTCGAGCGCCTGACCGAGCCGCACACACGCGCCGACGGCAGCGTGGCCGCCGGCCTGCTGGCCAAGCCGCTGCCCAGGCAGTACGAGTTCGCGCGGCTCAACATCACCTACATCATCACCAGCAAGCGCAAGCTCAAGCAGCTGGTCGACGAGAACCATGTCAGCGGCTGGGACGACCCGCGCATGCCCACCATCGTCGGCCTGCGCCGGCGCGGCTACACGCCCGAGAGCCTGCAACTGCTGGCCGAGCGTACCGGCGCCAGCAAGGCCAACAGCTGGATCGACTACAGCTGGCTCGACATCGCGCTGCGCGACGACCTGGAAGGCAAGGCGCGGCGCGCGATGGCGGTGATCGACCCGATCCCGCTCAAGCTCAGCAACTGGGCCGAGGTGTTCGGCAGCGACGCGCACACCGAGCCCTGCCACGCCCCGGCGCATCCGCAGCGGCCCGAGCTCGGCCAGCGCGATTTCAGCCTCGGCCGCGAGGTCTGGGTCGAGCGTGACGACTTCGCCGAGCAGCCGCCGAAGGGCTTCTTCCGGCTGTTCCCGGGCAACAAGGTGCGCCTCAAGTACGGCTACGTGATCGAGTGCACCGGCTGCGAGAAGGATGCCGACGGCCGCGTCACCGCGGTGCTGGCGCGTGTCGTGCCCGACACCAAGAGCGGCACGCCCGGTGCCGACGCGGTCAAGGTCAAGGGCGTGATCACCTGGGTCGGCGTGCACGACGGCGTGGCCGCCGAGCTGCGCCTGTACGACCGCCTGTTCACCGAAGCGCAGCCCGATGCCGGCGGCAAGGATTTCCTGCAGGCGCTGAACCCGGCGAGCAAGACGATCGTGTCGGGCTTCGTGGAGCCGTCACTGGCCGCCATCGGTGCCGACGAGCGGGTGCAGTTCGAGCGCCACGGCTACTTCGTCACCGACCGCCTCGATCACGGCGCCGGCAAGCCGGTGTTCAACCGGATCACCGGGCTGAAGGACGGCTGGGCCAAGTGA